The Salvia miltiorrhiza cultivar Shanhuang (shh) chromosome 2, IMPLAD_Smil_shh, whole genome shotgun sequence DNA window tttttagtgaagacacataaaatttgatattttaaaattttcataacttattcattttaaatccatttttgatgatttttatactatattaaatttaagatgcatattgattatttttttcatgaatcaaatttgatgacgttttgaaaataattaaaatataaaaaataaaaagaaaaaaatagtgaaaaaatttgTGGAAGAAGAGAGGGAAAAAAGGAGGGAAAAAACTTCtcttttacatattatataaaattctaCAATTGTAGAGTCCTAAAATGAAGAAATATAATCTCACTCTTCTTAGTtgtattaaatattattataattaaaaaatatataaataacaaatacaaacattgatataaaaaaatataggaagcgaaatcaaattaatataaaaatagaaaacaaagaGGGGGAAAAAATTGCATGTCCAACATTAATAGGaattttttgtgaaattttatttgattttaaaatttcaatagtACAAAAAATATTATCTACTCTATCTCAAATTTGAGATTGTTCTTTGCTATTTGATTAacattttctataaaaaaaaaattaataaataattttaaaatattgtcTAGACATTTGTTTATAAAGTTagctatcattttttttttgagaggtaAAGTTagctatcatatatatatatccaatttCTATATTGTCTATTACATATATTCGttaatgtttttattatttgtttgaCACGTATGATGTGAACATGTATAAGTGCATACAAATTAAAGTGAAAATATTGCAATAATCATTGTACCATAATTTGTACCATCATTGGTACTTTTctcaatttaaatttattttattgtacaGGAAATTATCATGCACGTATACCAGGCATATTATCATGTCATGGGGTATTTTACAATTCGATAACTAACGAGCGCATTTTACAAAacacattttatattttttccaaATTGCATGGAGGTATTTTGTATGTTTTTAATTATCCATCAACCGcattttcatgttttttttaaaaaaacttttATGTGAATGTATTGTAACTTCACAAAAGTATAATACATCACGGGTCAATTAAGATGGAGTCCTTATATATTggacaataaaataaaaactaactCAAATTATACCGTGGACATATTTGATTATACTACCGACACTTTTGGTTATATCGTTGACACTTCTGATTGTACCGTTGGCGGTATAATCACTTATGCCGGtggtataatatatttttccaGTGGTATAATTATTTAGAAATAAGGGATGAGAAATGTGCCAGTTTAGAGAAAGGATGAgagaaaaatttaaagaaataaGGGAGGAGATATGCGTCGAAGGTAAAGATGAGGGAGGATGAGAGATGTCATTAATAATTAGTTGGTGGTAGGTTCTAAATTAAGTGCAAGATTCTCTACTCAATCAAATTCTTCTTGAAATTTAGATTCAGTTAAAAGTATATATGACACATACCGCATTTGTCACCCTTTACATCACGCATGTATCGAACATATTCTATTTAAATTGCAATGGTTTTGTATATATTGTAGATAATTTATAAATGTGTATTTTTGGCAGACAAATCTACAAACTTGTGtagttttaaataataaaaggcatgtcattttaaaattttacacGCCGGACAAGCAGTGACATGTATTTCGCCGGAGGTTCTCGCCGggacaaaaattaaaatattactaaAGCTTGAGTATGGTCAGATAGATTTTTAAGGTCATGTCTAAATTGAAAATCGACGAAAGTCGGtgaatttacaacaaattaaccaaaaaaaaaatgagtttaTTACATTATGTAGCAGACCCAATAAGCCAAAATATGGTAAATGGCGATCCGATTATTTCAAGGACGGTTGATCAACCCCGTCTACGATAAATATAAGGAAGAGAAGAGGcgtaaaaatgaaaaaaaatcaaccaGTGTTCTGCATTCCAGCAGCAATGCCCTTCATGGTCAAGATGAGGGTGTCCTCCAATCCCGGCGCGTATTCGCTGGTAGGGTTGAGCTTGACGAGCTCCGCAGCCGGTTTGGAGTCGAAGTAGTCCTTGGAAATATGAGGCCTCAGCTTGACATGGTAGTTGGGATCGCGGATTCGCTTGAGCGTGTAGGCTTGGCACACGTTCAACGTTGTGATGTAGGAGTCCCGCAGCCGCAGCCGTTGCTTCAGGTATGGATCCCCTTCCAACAGATCTGTGTGGCCTGCAATCTGTGgaaaacaagatgtatatataaGAAACATGCATGGGAGTAGGTATTTTAGGTAGGTTAAGTAGTACCTTGAGCAGAAGGGACTTGGTTTCCTCGTAGTTGGCCCTTAATTTGTGACCGAAAGATAAGAGATCTTGGGAGACTAGGAGCTTGTCATACAAGGCGGCAATGCCGGGGTCTCCCTTGGCGAACACCATCTCCACTAAGTCAATGGTGACTCGGAAGAAAGGCCATTGGTTGTACATGTCTTGCAGCATCTTGAGGTTCTTGGCGTCCTTCTTTATCGCGTGTTGGAATGCCCCTCCGAAGCCCAGCCACACTGGCAGATGGAATCTCGTCTGCGTCCACGCGAAGATCCATGGGATTGCCCGCAGTGATTCAATCCCCCCGCTTGCTTTCCTTTTTGACGGCCGGCTCCCGATGTTCATCCTACCATACTCTAGCTCAGGAGTCGCCTAATCACAGATTCACAAAAATACAACTTTATACTAAGAAAGAATTCATCAAGAATCAGCGTCTACATTATTCAATGACTTACAAGCCGGAAGTACTCCACAAAGCGCGGTTCTTTGAAGACGATGGACCGATACTCGTCTGTGGCAACCACTGTGATCTCATCAAGAAGTGCACGCCACTCGGGCTTGGGGGAGACCGGCGGGTTCATGCCGTGCTCCAGCGTCGCAGAAGTGTAGCGTTGGAGTGTTCTAAAGCAGAGGTGTTCCTCACCGAATGACTGCTCGATCACTTCTCCCTGGACCGTGACACGGAGAGATCCGTGCACCGACTCCGGGGGCTGAGACAGAATTGCAAGGTGAGTCGGGCCGCCTCCTCGCCCCACAGTTCCGCCACGCCCGTGGAACATCGTCAGCTTCACGCCAAACTTCTTGGCGACTTTGATGAGCTCCTCCTGAGCCTTGTACAGCTGCCACGCTGCCGATAGCCTGCCCGCATCTTTGCCCGAGTCGGAGTAGCCGATCATCACCTCCTGCTTACCGTCGATTCTGTTCTTGTACCACTCGATCGAGAAGAGACGCGCAACGGCAGCAGGAGCAGCCACGAGATCAGCTAGTTTCTCAAAGAGCGGGACGACTCTCAGTGGCTGCTTCACACGGCATTCCCGCTGCAGAAGCTCGACGGCCAGCACATCCGAGGGTGCTGTGGCCATTGAGATGATGTAGGCGCCGAAGCAGTCTGATGGGAGCTCGGCCAGTACCTGGAACGTGTCGAGGACCTCAGCAATCTCTTCGGTTTTGGGGAGATCCGGTCCGAAGAGAGGACGCTTGCTGTTGAGTTCAGAGAGGAGCCATTCTTGCCTGCGCTCCTCGGACCACTCTTTGAACGACCCTATGCCCAAGTGCTTTGTGATGGCGTCTAGGACATCAGTGTGCCTGTCTGATTCTTGCCGTATGTCGAGCCTCACAAATGACAGCCCAAATGTCGAGATTTGTCGGAGAAAATCCAGAAGGCTGCCATCAGCAATTGACCCATCGCCAGAAGCATTTAGGGATCTATAGCACAGCTCAAGAGGTTCCAGGAACTGCGCATATATTCAGCAATATATAATAGATAATGCCACCAACCAATACTTGTGAGTAACATGTTGAAATAAACAACATGTAATTCTAGAGAGTATGCAATCCAAATTCAGAGTTAACCAAGACCAATAAAAATGTACAGATATAGAAGAGAACCTGCTCAACAGTGGTGAATGTCGCCTCTTCAGGGATATCCGACGTTCCTTGAGTTAATAAATGGCGAGTGCGCTCGCGTGTGAGGTAGAGCTTATCCCTTACATCACCGAGAATTACACGATAGGGCTCGCTAACCGGGATTGTTTTCCAAAATTCTGCATCGCAAGGAAGATTAATCCGCCAATAATAGATGATGAAAATTGTGAGCAGATAGACCTACAAGATTTGGATGTTTACCTATGAAATGCTTTGCATCTCTCTTGGAAGACCTGTGGAGTTCATCAGCTCGGACACGAAGATCTTCATTGCAACGCCACATGGACAACTGGATAAAAGGCATTAGTTATGGCACTGCATTGCAAGTCTTCAACACTAAGAATTGTTGAAGTAATTAAATAGCACCTCAAACATAAGCTCCTCTATTTGGGAATAGTACAAGTTAGCAGCCATCATTCTAGCCAGTAAGCAGACGTCCCTAGTGACTTCAGGAGTAACCCTCGGATTCCCTGCAACAATACAAAGATGCGAATGTGATGAGCCAATTGGACATGCATTTTGAACAAAATAGTAGATTTCGTTTAGACATACTgaaacaaaaaggaaaacagatAGTATACCATCACGGTCTCCACCCATCCAAGAAGAAAATTGGATTACAGGAGCATTGTATGGAATGCGCTCATTGATCCCGATATTCTTAAGTGCTGTATCAACACGGCGCAGAAATTTTGGAACACCTTTGCAGATTGTTTCATGAAAGTAACTCATGCCTGCCCTCATTTCGTCTTGGGGGGCAGGAGGGTTCCTTCGTATTTCATCAGTTCGAAAAGCAGCTTGAATCTGCAAACAGACACAAAGAACAAGGTATAAGAAAAATGTAACAATTTGAAGACAATAAATTTTCAGTGCAGGCAAATGAAAATTTCtaagagaaaagaaagaattcGGATAAGATAAAACAGATGAATAGGTCATCTTGGAATCCATATGTGTTTTCAATGCAAAAAGTTGTTGCAGCGAAATTAGAATAAGATAACAAGATTAGAATGGATAAGTATTACAAACCACTGTTTTCCTTTCCTATTTTCCATTTTTCCTTGCTTTCCTGTTCTCTAGTTTCATACAGAGAGCTAAACTCATgcagaaaatattttaaaaaatcagtGAACGATTACTAACTAATAACTAATAATGTACCTCCCTTTGCAAAGCCTCATCAAGCTCATGTTTATCATCGGGTGTTATGTCTTTGGCGTACAAACTTGCTAAGCAATGACGGATCCTGAAAAAGGCAGACCCAGCTCATGACATTGAAGATTTAAGAAACTAATgagattaaaattaaataaaaaaggaagaaaatgcTACATTTGATAACATATGTAACAGAGAAGCAAAATGTGGTCTAAGACTCTAAATAGCATAATACTTAGAAAACCAACCTTCCATGCTTTTGAAGCAACGACCTTCGAACTGACTGGGTGGGATGTGCGGTGAGGACCAAATCCACGGTCTGATTCTTCAACGCATCAAAAACTTCTTGAGGCGACTTCTTCAACTGAACAACCAGCCTTCTCAGAGTCTCTTCAATGTTTGACTCGGTGGTTGCATTGCTTTCATCAGTATAATCTCCTTTCTTCTGCTTGTTGCGCCTGCGAGAAGCAATCTGAACTTCCTCGGCCAAGTTCGCCAAGTTGAGCATGTTAGAAAAGGCTTTAGCAATGACAATTGAATCCCCTGGATCCAAATTTGTCAGCATATTTCCAAGCTCTTCTAATTTTTTCGGATCGAGTTTCCCTTCGTACTCTGCAGAAAGCTCATAACAGTTTTGCACCTACCATGATTACAGAATGAGAAAACATCAAAAATAGTTTATCATTTCAAATTAGTCATAAAAACAGCAATGCACCAAGATAGAACAGAAAAAAGAAACCAAATATTTCAAACCTCAGTCGCCTTCTAGTTTATGAGCCGGACTTTTCAAAAATCATTCCATAAATTCATCTACAGCAACAGTCTCGCAGATGCTACACTCAATCTCGCAGACGACAAccatgttttgttttgttttttttaaaaaaaaacctagAAATTATGATTTCGCCAATTCTTTTCAATTTTAGCATCCGTCCAACTATTTTCCTAATCACAGGGACCAAGAAACCACACATAATGAAATGGTACAAACATACAATTTCATATTTCTTTAACTTTATGATCAAATCAATACTAAATTGAAGACAAACAAATAAATTCCTCCAAATCTCATCACATTAACGAACAACAAATGCATTGTTACCGTTTCTCTGAGAACTTCTCCATGCAAGCTCTGCAGAATATCAAGGAATCGATCCAAAAGCAGCGCGTCGTACTCAACGAGCTTGTCGTCTTCGGAGACTTTCCCGGGGGCCAAAGCCCTCAACTGAGCATCAATTGATGTCATCTTCTCTAATTTTTTCGCCATCCCGTCCTCGATTTCTCCCTAGCCAGTATTTCGCGGATACGGCTGCAGATTGAAATCGACAAATATGATCACAAAATGTTGATTACGACCCAAAACAGAATGCGCTAAATTGGAACGTACGTGAGATCAAACAGCCGAAAGTAAAGAACAGTCTTTCATGCAAAAATTCACATGCAAAAATTTGATGTATCAAAAAACGAAAGGCGAGTGTGAATGATTATGATGGTGTACCTGATATTGGGAAGTGGATTATCAGACAGTGTGATAGTGTATAGAAAGAGAaagccagagagagagagagagagaggaagaggggGAGAGAGAGTTCAGCGATCCAATGACCACGGCAACTCTATCTATTTATAGCCCACGACTTTGTATTCCTCTTTTTCATACAACTCCAGTGCCTATTTGAGGTAATCATATTGCTACGTcgcttatgtttttttttttttttttttttcttattcttcCTTTTTCTAGTTTATAATTCGAATTTTAGaacattatttaaaaataacttgaaaagttcgtttattttttatttgaccTCATGTAGAATATGCAATTAGTGtaattaaattgattaaaaCTGAAAAACTCCCCACACGaatagggctgtaaacaaaccaagctgTTAGTGAACTAATCGGGGCTCGCCTAAAAAAAAGCTCGTTTGAAATTCGTTCGTTTCCTAAACAAGCCGAATTCAAGCCCAAATGCgagctcgataaaattatccaGCCGAACTCGAGCCTGCACATGTTCGGCTCGTAAGCTCGCGAATAgctattaaataataattttgtgtatttcatttgttaaatattttctaattagtaaaaataatactcataattaaaaattaatttacaacTAACTTGGtaaattatctatatatttgagaaaaataaattataaattataactcATAAATAGATTTAGAAAAGTATATATATGAAgtactatatatgtatatatatctaattatagtttgaaatatttatataagatacatataacttaattagttaattaaataattagataattttgtatattacatttcttaaataatttctcaattatatatattcaaaatatatGCTTATTAATAATTAACAAACTATATAGTTTAATAATTAACTTATTCAAGCTATAACTTTTATGGTTTAGTACTTCTTATGTAAGATACATATAACTTGATTAATAAATTAACTACTTAAATaatgtatttattttgtattttatatagATATCTTTAGTACTTACTGATTTACTATATGAGATACGtacttatataattaattatagtttaatATTTGTTATATAAGATACATACAacttaattagttaattaactaattaaatattttatactatcattatattaaaattgaaaaatcataaAAGCTAAGTATAACTCCTAAGCCATAAGTAAATTAAGCGAAAATAATAAGATACATATAACTTATAtaactaattaactatttaactGTGACATAAATATAATTGTAGACTTGTAGTTCATAAGTAAATAAATGGAGTAACTACAATTCATTAATATCAATTAGGatatttattttactatttaattATCAAAACTTATTCTAAATTTTTATAACTatacatgtatttttttttaatcaatcctGAAATTAATGATTGAGTATTAGTAATATCTCTCCAATTTCACCATTTGAATCAAGCCAAGATTAActcaaatagtataaataatTAAAGGCCTTGTAATAtcccaaaatttcaattcatcaaaataaacaaaggattaaccttatattttattatttttatctatgaAGGAAAATCTCAACTTTTGATCGTCCCACTAAGCTAGGAATGCCTAAATAAGACCCTTTGTGACCTTGGCATTGCACGCCAAGAAGATTTGCCAAAATCGTCCTCATGTTTGTCGTAACCCCACTACTAAAAGAAATAGTAGATTCCTCAAGATTGACCTTCTGACCTGAAACCTCTTCATATCTTCTAAGAATGTCACTTATCAACCTCACTTCCGTAGTATTAGCACATCCAAAAATAATGCAATCGCCCACGAAAAATAAGTGGCTCACTCTAGGGGCAGTACGGCAAATTGTCGCCCCATGGAGCAGAACCTGGGTTTTAGCTTGGCGAAGTAACCCCGAAAGAGCTTTTGCACAGAAAAGGAAGAGGAACGGTGATAGGGGATCACCTTGGTGCAGACCCGTGCTCGGCTCAAACTCTGTTCCTAGAAAACCATTAACTAACACACGGAAAGAAATAGAGGTGACACAACGCATAATAAGATCAACCACCGAAGTATGAAAACCAAGCTGGCGCATCATAAACTCCAAGAAACTCCACTCAACCCTATCATAGGCCTTGGCCATATCCAGCTTAAAAGCAAACACCCCATCTTCCAGCTTAAAAGCAAACACCCCATTGGCCTTAGCTTTGTTAAGTTTCATCATATGAAAAATCTCAAACGCAAGAAGAGCATTGTCAGTAATATGACGACCAGGAACAAACGCAGACTGACTCACATGAATAACAGAAGG harbors:
- the LOC131012072 gene encoding phosphoenolpyruvate carboxylase, whose amino-acid sequence is MAKKLEKMTSIDAQLRALAPGKVSEDDKLVEYDALLLDRFLDILQSLHGEVLRETVQNCYELSAEYEGKLDPKKLEELGNMLTNLDPGDSIVIAKAFSNMLNLANLAEEVQIASRRRNKQKKGDYTDESNATTESNIEETLRRLVVQLKKSPQEVFDALKNQTVDLVLTAHPTQSVRRSLLQKHGRIRHCLASLYAKDITPDDKHELDEALQREIQAAFRTDEIRRNPPAPQDEMRAGMSYFHETICKGVPKFLRRVDTALKNIGINERIPYNAPVIQFSSWMGGDRDGNPRVTPEVTRDVCLLARMMAANLYYSQIEELMFELSMWRCNEDLRVRADELHRSSKRDAKHFIEFWKTIPVSEPYRVILGDVRDKLYLTRERTRHLLTQGTSDIPEEATFTTVEQFLEPLELCYRSLNASGDGSIADGSLLDFLRQISTFGLSFVRLDIRQESDRHTDVLDAITKHLGIGSFKEWSEERRQEWLLSELNSKRPLFGPDLPKTEEIAEVLDTFQVLAELPSDCFGAYIISMATAPSDVLAVELLQRECRVKQPLRVVPLFEKLADLVAAPAAVARLFSIEWYKNRIDGKQEVMIGYSDSGKDAGRLSAAWQLYKAQEELIKVAKKFGVKLTMFHGRGGTVGRGGGPTHLAILSQPPESVHGSLRVTVQGEVIEQSFGEEHLCFRTLQRYTSATLEHGMNPPVSPKPEWRALLDEITVVATDEYRSIVFKEPRFVEYFRLATPELEYGRMNIGSRPSKRKASGGIESLRAIPWIFAWTQTRFHLPVWLGFGGAFQHAIKKDAKNLKMLQDMYNQWPFFRVTIDLVEMVFAKGDPGIAALYDKLLVSQDLLSFGHKLRANYEETKSLLLKIAGHTDLLEGDPYLKQRLRLRDSYITTLNVCQAYTLKRIRDPNYHVKLRPHISKDYFDSKPAAELVKLNPTSEYAPGLEDTLILTMKGIAAGMQNTG